A DNA window from Drosophila sechellia strain sech25 chromosome X, ASM438219v1, whole genome shotgun sequence contains the following coding sequences:
- the LOC6616187 gene encoding activating signal cointegrator 1 complex subunit 2, translated as MLDNDTSNNNNCNPQKLPLDELKFALSGKDGVRRNVPALDEHWVRREKPFASYLCMLSSYGRLKSGAALEEWTFAANNFRADMEFLLSLTQHEFWSYMVYEESAMAAVVTFLQRANPYYRQTDASRDKELEQAHLLYGELLDLVVRLIMRLCTGEESDSEWISPKQHGSLLYSNYLISVPLLFDLLIAVGDAEPENVELLRQIFDKVLQVQPEYLKDLKEALTFYESAFLSMQIQVENEGCEGAGGGASLDVDLETPYDDVVLFAMDCAYTLRLLLLLCPQLLETIEQLRLAPSIANFYDMTVPMLYKNIYMVNPGASSLRWLNETRQQYIFIIRGVVSLQMELGRGQQLVEVMQECLSAQNFVVDYQRQFPLEHDMKLLIQRCPNIKNYEVDFVVSGYQKALTSCPNGIMADDMASDAVQVTSNVRDEEFKNGDSSRTSPQASPTANGTTRDIDLEVTAVLEVLPDLGSGFIRRLLIRYDNSEQVIAAILDDNLPPDLAQMDRQEVYIPPDPQDTQQRQTGLRHFNVHDGDRYDVLTRDQPECIIKQGKGLPGAPRNAEQLLDDKRDLKQLKEHYQKYAMVEETTLERGEYDDEYDDSYEAQNEGQAPPVSLLRARLQEAAASSAHKAQDELENDDEESSGDRSESEPSKPTNRDFCENPEVTRARYQQRQMSKYGQKSGAQGASPSVVGAPKGQGQSQQTQRSRGQKEAHKSSRANHNRKAGAAFKRSKGMMG; from the exons ATGCTGGACAAcgacaccagcaacaacaacaactgcaacccACAGAAACTACCGCTGGACGAACTCAAGTTTGCACTTTCTGGCAAGGATGGGGTGCGCAGGAACGTTCCGGCGCTG GACGAGCACTGGGTGCGGCGCGAGAAGCCCTTTGCCAGCTATTTGTGCATGTTGAGCTCCTATGGACGCCTAAAATCCGGAGCTGCACTGGAGGAATGGACCTTTGCGGCGAACAATTTCCGCGCGGACATGGAGTTCCTGCTGAGCCTGACGCAGCACGA ATTTTGGTCCTACATGGTGTACGAGGAGTCGGCCATGGCGGCCGTTGTCACATTCCTGCAGCGCGCCAATCCCTACTACAGACAGACGGATGCCAGCCGGGACAAGGAGTTGGAGCAGGCCCATCTGCTGTACGGAGAGCTGCTGGATCTCGTCGTGCGTCTGATAATGCGACTGTGCACCGGTGAGGAATCGGACTCGGAGTGGATCAGCCCGAAGCAGCACGGCAGCCTGCTGTACAGCAACTACCTGATCTCTGTGCCACTGCTCTTCGATCTGCTCATCGCTGTTGGCGATGCGGAGCCGGAGAACGTGGAACTGTTGCGCCAGATCTTCGACAAGGTGCTGCAAGTGCAGCCGGAGTACCTAAAGGATCTGAAGGAGGCGCTGACCTTCTACGAGAGCGCCTTCCTCAGCATGCAGATCCAGGTGGAGAACGAGGGCTGCGAAGGTGCTGGCGGCGGGGCGTCTCTGGACGTCGACTTGGAGACGCCCTACGACGATGTGGTGCTCTTCGCCATGGACTGCGCCTACAcgctgcgcctgctgctgctcctctgTCCCCAGCTATTGGAGACCATCGAACAGCTGCGTTTGGCGCCAAG CATTGCCAATTTCTATGACATGACTGTGCCCATGTTGTACAAGAACATCTACATGGTGAACCCGGGTGCGAGTTCGCTGCGCTGGCTAAATGAGACGCGCCAGCAATATATCTTCATCATTCGTGGCGTGGTCAGCCTGCAGATGGAGTTGGGACGAGGCCAGCAGCTGGTGGAAGTGATGCAGGAGTGCCTGTCCGCCCAGAACTTCGTTGTGGACTACCAGCGGCAGTTTCCGTTGGAGCACGACATGAAGCTGCTGATCCAACGTTGCCCAAATAT CAAGAACTACGAGGTGGACTTCGTAGTGTCCGGTTACCAGAAGGCACTGACCAGCTGCCCCAACGGCATAATGGCCGACGATATGGCCAGTGACGCTGTCCAAGTTACGAGCAACGTCCGGGACGAGGAATTCAAGAACGGCGACTCCTCGCGCACTTCTCCACAGGCGTCGCCGACGGCCAACGGAACGACAAGGGACATCGACTTGGAAGTCACCGCCGTGCTGGAAGTGCTGCCCGATCTGGGCAGTGGCTTCATAAGGCGCCTCCTCATCCGCTACGACAACAGCGAGCAGGTCATTGCCGCCATTCTGGACGACAATCTGCCGCCGGATCTAGCGCAGATGGACCGCCAGGAGGTGTACATTCCGCCCGACCCGCAGGACACACAGCAACGCCAAACGGGCCTGCGGCACTTCAACGTCCACGACGGCGATCGCTACGACGTGCTGACGCGGGACCAGCCCGAGTGCATTATCAAGCAGGGCAAGGGATTGCCGGGCGCGCCGCGCAATGCGGAACAGCTGCTGGACGACAAGCGCGACCTGAAGCAGCTAAAGGAGCACTACCAGAAGTACGCCATGGTCGAGGAGACCACGCTCGAGAGGGGCGAGTATGACGACGAGTACGACGACAGCTACGAGGCTCAGAACGAGGGTCAAGCGCCGCCAGTGAGTCTGCTGCGCGCGAGGCTCCAGGAAGCCGCCGCCAGTTCGGCGCACAAGGCACAGGATGAGCTGGAGAACGACGACGAGGAGAGCTCCGGCGACCGTTCGGAATCGGAGCCGTCGAAGCCCACCAACAGAGACTTTTGCGAGAATCCAGAGGTGACTCGCGCCCGCTACCAGCAGCGCCAGATGTCCAAGTACGGCCAGAAGAGTGGGGCACAAGGAGCGAGTCCCTCTGTGGTCGGCGCACCCAAGGGCCAGGGGCAGTCCCAGCAGACGCAGCGCAGCCGTGGCCAAAAGGAGGCCCACAAGTCCTCTCGTGCCAACCACAATCGGAAAGCAGGAGCAGCCTTCAAGCGCAGCAAGGGCATGATGGGTTAG